The window TACATCCATCACAATATCAGCATCAATTGGGATGCCATACTTAAATCCGAAGCTCATTACTTCGATTGAGAAAGTACGAGTTTGATTATCTCCAAACTTATCTACTAATTTTGCCTTTAATTCTTTTGTAGATAAACGGGAGGTATCAATTATTATATTAGAAATATTTTTTGTTCTTGATAAAATAGCTCTTTCTTCTTGAATACCATCAAGTAATCGGCCTGTATGAGCCAAAGGTGGTAAACGTCTTGTTTCTTTATATCTAGATACTAAAACATCATCTGAAGCATCTAAAAATAAGACAGTTGACTGAACATTTTGGCTATCCTCTAAAGATTTAATTTCATCAACTAAATCTTTATAGAAACTTTTCACTCTTAGGTCAACAACTACCGCTGCCTTACTAAAATCTGACGAATTGTTAATCAATTCCCAGAAACTTCCCAACAATTCTGGTGGTAAGTTGTCTACCACAAAATATCCCATGTCTTCTAAAGCTTTAATAGCAACAGTTTTACCTGCGCCACTCATACCAGTAACAATTAATAATTGTTTTTTCTGTTCAGCCATAGCTATCCCTCCTTAATCGCTATTATAACATACCGGGTGTTTCATTTTTTGAATAAAAATAAAAAGCCGTTATCTTATAGTTTAAGATACGACTTTTTATTTTATCTATGCATCCATGAAACAAAGATTTCATTGATTCCAAATACCATTAACCAAAATGCTACTAAGTATACCAAAGTAACAGCTGCAAGCATTGGATTGAACAATAAAGCAAAAGCAATAATTAAACTAATAATGTTCAAGATTAAGCAAAGAACAAAATAGCCAGTTGAATATTCGCGTAAGTGCCATGAAAAGATTATTCCAATAATTGAATCGGCTAAGAACCAAATAGCAAACAAAATTGCTAAGGTTAATCCCCCAATTTCACGTGAACATAAGAATAAAACTCCGATTACAATATCGATAATTGCTGATACTAAGGTTACCCAGCTCAAATCAAAAATATTATGGAATTTTACATATGCTGAAATCCAAATAATTCCTTGTAAAATTGATAAAATACCAAATACAAATACAAATGCGCTTAAGCCACGACCAGGATAGCGCAGTAACAAGAATGATGCAATAACAAACAAAATACCTGCTATGAATGAACCCCAGTCAAAGCCTTGGTGTCTAGAATTATAAATGTCGTTCATTTTTATATCCTCCCAGATAATATTCTACACTTAATTTTCTAAAACACCATTAACTTTCCTCTGGCTTATCTTTATCATTCATCAACTCTTTGGTTAGCTTAGTATCTCGCTCCAAAACTGGTTTTAAGTATTGACCAGTATAGCTCTCTTTAACTTTAGCCACTTCTTCTGGAGTACCGGTAGCCACTACTTGGCCACCTCCATCTCCACCTTCAGGACCTAAATCAATTAACCAATCGGCATTCTTAATGACATCCAAGTTATGTTCAATAATTAAAACTGTATTTCCTTCATCAACTAAGCGTTGCAATACTTCTAGCAAGCGTTTGATATCATCAGTGTGTAAACCGGTTGTTGGTTCATCCAAGATATAGAAGTTATTACCAGTTGAAAGTTTCTGCAGCTCTGATGCCAATTTCATTCTTTGAGCTTCACCACCAGATAAAGTGGTAGCAGACTGACCAAGTTTTACATAACCTAGTCCAACATCAACAATTGTTTGCAGTTTGCGATGAATTTTAGGAATATTTTCAAAGAACTTGCAAGCTTCATTAATCGTCATATTTAAGACTTGAGAAATATTCTTTTCACGATAAGTAACTTCTAAAGTTTCTGAATTATACCTTGTCCCATGACAAACCTCACAAGGCACATAAACATCTGGCAAGAAATTCATTTCAATTTTAATGATTCCATCGCCATGACATGCTTCACATCTACCGCCCTTAACATTAAAGGAAAATCTAGCTTTAGTATATCCACGCATTTTTGCTTCATTAGTCTGCGCAAATAAAGCACGAATATCATCAAACACACTGGTATAGGTAGCTGGGTTACTGCGCGGAGTTCTCCCAATAGGACTTTGATCAATATCGATAATCTTTTCGATATTTTTATATCCCTTAATTGACTTATATTTACCAGGCTTAGCTGAGTTATTATTTAATTTTTGCGCTAAAGCACGCTTTAAAATCAAGTTAACAAGAGTGGACTTTCCAGAACCTGAAACGCCTGTTACCACAACAAACTTACCTAAAGGAAAGTCAACTGAGATATCCTTCAAGTTATTTTCTGCAGCACCAGTAACAGTAATTTTCTTACCATTACCCTTTCTACGTTCTAATGGAACAGGAACAATCTTTTTACCTGATAGATATTGCCCAGTTAAAGATTCTGGATTCTTCATTACTTCTTCCGGTGTACCAGCAGCCATTACTTTTCCACCATATACACCAGCTCCTGGTCCCATATCAACCAAATAATCTGCTTGTTTCATAGTTTCATCGTCATGTTCGACCACAATCAATGAATTACCAAGATCTCGCATCTTTTTAAGAGAAGAAATAAGACGATCATTATCGCGTTGATGAAGACCAATTGATGGCTCATCTAAAATGTACATAACACCAGATAAATTAGATCCAATCTGAGTTGCCAACCTAATTCTCTGAGCTTCTCCACCAGATAAGGTTCCAGCAGAACGAGATAAAGTTAAATAATCTAAACCAACATTAATTAAAAAAGTTAAACGATCCCGTACTTCTTTCAAAATTGGCTTAGCAATCATCTCTTCTTGTTCACTTAATTTCACTGAATTAAAGAACTCTAATGACTTAGCGATTGAAAGATCTGAAGCTTCAGCAATGTCTTTACCATTTACTTTTACTGCTAGAGCTTTTTCGTTTAGTCTCTTACCATGACACGTTGAGCAGGTCAATTCAGTCATATACTTCCCCATCGCATCACGCATAAATTTAGACATTGGGTGATGATAACGACGATTGATATTATTTAAAATTCCTTCAAATTCTTGAACAGTATCATTTACACCAAAATCGCCTTCAAGATGAAATTTGATCTTCTTTCCATTTGAGCCATTTAAAATTAAATCTTTTTGTCTCTTAGTTAATTTTTTATATGGCTTATCTAGAGGGATCTTCAATGCTTTGCAAGCCTGTTCTAACATTGCTGTATAGTATTTAGAATTAGCCCAAGGAACTAATGCCCCATCACCTAAAGTCTTATCCTTATCGGGAATTACTAAATCTTCATCAACTGATAGTTTCATCCCTAATCCATCACAATCAGGACAAGCTCCAAAAGGTGCATTAAATGAAAATAGGCGTGGTTCCATTTCACCGACAGTAAAGCCACAAATTGGACAAGCATAGTATTCTGAAAAGTTAATGCGTTCGCCTTTAATCACATCTACATCCATATAGCCATCAGCTAAACGAAGAGCAGCTTCAACAGAATCGAATAAACGACTACGAATATTTTCTTTAACAATTAAACGGTCGACAACAATATCAATACTGTGGCGCTTATTTTTATCTAGGTCAAAATCGTCAGTAATCTCATGCATTTCACCATCGACAATTACACGAACATAACCCGCACGCTGAATCCGTTTAAAGACTTCCTTGTGTTCCCCTCTTTTAGCACGAATAACAGGAGCTAAAATCTGAATCCTACTTCTTTCAGGTAAATTCATCACTCGATCTACCATTTGATCCACGCTTTGTCTTTCAATTAAAGTCCCATCATTTGGACAAATTGGATGACCTACACGTGCCCATAACAAACGCAAATAATCATTGATTTCTGTTACAGTTCCAACTGTTGAACGTGGATTATGGGAAGTAGTCTTTTGATCAATAGAAATTGCTGGATTTAGTCCATCGATTGAATCCACATCAGCCTTGTCCATTTGACCTAAGAATTGTCTCGCATAACTTGATAGAGATTCTACATATCTTCTTCTACCCTCAGCATATAAAGTATCGAAGGCTAATGAACTTTTTCCCGAGCCTGATAAACCAGTAATAACTACTAATTTATCCTTAGGAATTGATAAACTTATATCTTTTAAGTTATGTTCTCGAGCTCCATGAATAACGATTTTATCATTTACCATTTAACAATTATCCTCCTCTACTACTTTTTCTTTTCATGCACTTGATTTTGTAAAGCCATAATTGCATCACGCAAGTTAGCAGCTTCTTCAAAGTCCAACTTCTTAGCAGCTTCCTGCATTTGAGCAGTTAAAGTTTTAATCATATTCTGCTTTTGTTTCTTAGTCAACTCATCAAAGTTTAGGTCAGCAAAGCTTTCTTTATTTTCTTTATCGTCGCTATCTTTAGTAATTGAGATGACATCTCTGATTGGCTTAACAATAGTCTTAGGCGTAATACCATGTTCTTTGTTAAATTTCATCTGCAAACTACGTCTTCTCTCCGTAGCGTCAATTGCTTCACGCATCGAATCCGTAATTGAGTCAGCATACATAATTACTTTACCATTTGAATTTCTGGCAGCCCGACCAATCGTCTGAACTAAAGGCCTAGTTGAGCGTAAAAATCCTTCTTTATCTGCATCTAAAATTGCGACTAAAGAAACCTCAGGCACATCAATACCCTCTCGTAACAGATTAATCCCAATTAAGACATCGAATTTTCCAAGACGTAAGTCGCGAATAATTTCAAGACGTTCTAATGTCTTAATATCTGAATGCAAATAACGTACCTTAATCCCTAGATCTTTTAGGTAGTCGGTTAGATCTTCAGCCATATTTTTAGTTAAAGTTGTAACAAAAACACGTTCATCGCGATCAATTCGCTTATTAATTTCGCCAACTAAATCATCAATTTGGCCCTTAATTGGACGGACTTCAATTTCAGGATCAAGTAATCCTGTAGGTCGAATAATTTGTTCAACTTTATGATCGGTTTGGTTTAATTCATAGTCGCCTGGAGTTGCTGAAACATACATTATTTGGTTAACATGCTTTTCGAACTCTTCTAACTTTAATGGTCGGTTATCTAAAGCTGAAGGTAGTCTAAAACCATAATCAATTAAAGTTTGTTTACGTGCTCTGTCTCCGTTATACATTGCCTTTAATTCCGGCATTGTAGCATGAGATTCGTCAATTAAAATTAAAAAATCATCAGGGAAGAAATCAAGCAAAGTATGTGGTGGTTGGCCTGCTTGACGACCTTCCATATGACGGGAATAGTTTTCAATCCCATTTGTATAACCCACTTCACTCATCATTTCCATGTCATAAGTGGTTCTTTGCTTAATTCTTTGAGCTTCTAAAAGTTTACCTTCACCTTCAAATTTCTTGACCTGAATATTCATTTCATCTTTGATTGAGGCTAAAGCTCTTTGCATAATTTGTTCATTAGTAACAAAGTGCGTAGCTGGGAAGATTGATACTTGTTCACGTTCACCAATTACTTCACCAGTCAAAGAATCTACTTCTACAATTCGATCAATTTCATCCCCAAAAAATTCCACTCTAAATGCATGATCAGAATATCCAGCGGGGAAAATTTCTACTACGTCTCCACGCACTCTGAAGCGACCACGTTGAAAGTCAATATCATTACGATCATATTGAATATTTACTAAGTCTCGTAATAATACATCCCGGCTAATTTCCTGTCCTGCAGATAAAGATACTACGCTTGCCGCATATTCTCTTGGATCACCCAAACCATAAATGCATGATACAGAAGCTACGACAATTACATCGTTTCTAGACATTAAATCACTAGTGGTTTTATGACGCAATTGATCAATTTCATCATTAATTGATGAATCTTTTTCAATATAAGTATCTGACTGCGGTACATAAGCTTCTGGCTGATAGTAATCATAGTAAGATACAAAATAATCAACGGCATTTTTAGGGAAAAATTCTTTAAATTCACCATAAAGTTGACCAACTAAAGTTTTATTATGCGAGATAACTAAAGTTGGCTTGTTCAACTTGGCAATTACGTTCGCCATAGTAAAAGTCTTCCCAGTACCAGTTGCACCTTCTAAGATTTGTGCTTTTTCTCCTTGTTCAAAGCCATCGGTCAACTTTTTAATTGCTTGCTCTTGATCTCCTGCTGGTTGAAATTTAGAGACAAGTTCAAATTTCTTATTTTTTTGTCGTCTAATCATTTTTCATCCTCCGCAAAAAAAGTTGGACTAAAATAGCCCAACTTCTATTAACGTATTTATTTTACTACAGCGAACGTACTTTCGCACTAATTTTGCATTACTTTAATAAATTTGCTAATGCGTCTTGATATTCTTCAGCTGCTTTTTCTGCAGTTTCAATATCCTTCTTGTTTACACCAACATAGGCCTTAATTACAGGTTCAGTTCCTGATGGACGAAGAGCAACCCAAGTTTCATCATCTAAGAAGTACTTCAAAACATTAGACTTAGGAAATCCAGTTAATGGGGTCTTCTTATCGCCTTCAATGGTTTCTTGAGTTTCAAAGTCTTGAATCTTGACAACCTTGGCACCATTAATTTCAGTTAAGTGTTCTTTACGTAATTTACTCATTAACTCAGCCATCTTCTTTTGACCACCAATACCTGGCATTTCAATAGCCTTAGTAATTTCGTAAGCTACACCATATTTTTGCCAGATTTCTTGCAAGCCATCAAAGACAGTCATGCCTTTAGAAGCATAGTAGCTTGCTACTTCTGCAAACATCAACGCACCTTGCATAGCATCTTTATCTCTAGCAAATGGTTTAAACAAGTAACCGTAACTTTCTTCAAAGCCCATTAAGAATTTACCGTCATTTTCTTTGTTCATGCGGTCAACTTCTTCACCAATGTACTTGAATCCAGTTAACACATGCTTGGTTTTAATACCAAAATCATCAGCAATCTTGAATGGAAGAGCACTTGATACAACTGAAGTTACTAATTCGTAGTCAGATGATAAAGTACCGTTTTCCTTCATATGAACTAATAAGTAGTATGCCATTAAAGTAGCAATTTGATTACCAGTTAAAACTTGGAAATCACCGTCTGATTTTCTAACAGCAGCACCCATTCTATCAGCATCTGGATCTGTTGCAATAATAACATTAGCATCTACTTCATTAGCTAATTTAAATCCTGGTTCAAATACATCACGATATTCAGGATTTGGTTTGATTGTTGTAGGGAATTCTGGATCAATAATTGATTGACTTGGAACTGGGATTACATTATCAAAACCGCCTTGTCTAAATGCGCGATCGTAAAGCATCTTACCAGTACCATGTAATGGAGTGTAAATAATCTTCAACTTATCAGCGTTAGCTTTAACCATTTCAGGATCAACAGTTACATCCTTTAAGTGTGCCAAATATGCTTCATCTACATCTTCACCAATTAATTGTAAAGTACCATTAGCACGTAATTCTTCAACTGGAGCAGCTTTCACACTAAAAATATCATCAACTTTTTGAGCATAAGCAAACAAGCGATCTGCATTTTCTGGAGCCATTTGAGCGCCATCTTCACCATATACCTTGTAGCCGTTATATTGCTTAGCATTATGTGAAGCAGTGATGTTGATACCAGCAAAAGTATTTAAGTGACGAACAGCAAATGATAATTCTGGAGTTGGTCTTAAATCATCAAATAAGTAAACATGAATTCCATGTGCACCTAAAATACGAGCTGCATGTTCAGCAAATTCTCTTGAGTGATAACGTGAGTCAAAAGAAATTGCAACACCGCGCTTCTTAGCTTCTTCGCCATTTTCGTCAATTAATCTGGCAAGACCTTCTGTTACTCTTCCCACAGTAAACAAATTAATTCTGTTTGTACCTGGTTCGAGTCTCCCTCTCATACCAGCCGTACCAAAATTAATATCTTGTCCAAAAGCATCTTCAATCCACTTTTCATCTTTACCTAAATTGTTTAATTGATCTTTTAAATAATCAGGTAAATTATCTGCACTAGTCCATTGACTATAAATTTCTTTTGCGTTCATAATTTCCTCTTTACGTAAATTTTATGGTTTCATCTGCTATTTTAACGCAAGTTATAATGAAATTGCTATCATAATTAACAATTAAATTATTCTGTTTGCAAAAGATATTAAACGCTTTTATAAAATTTACTACTGTTTGTATGTCATTAACTAAAGTTCCAGTTAATCTTACGCTCAAACTTTTCAAAAGGGAGTAAAGTAATTTCTCCTAACTCTATATCTTCTGCTGGTGGATATTGTGCTTCTAAAGTAATTCCATCGTACTGTCCAATATTGTTTGCTACACCGGTATGATTAAAATGGTTAGCTGTATAAGTAACAATTGCTGGTGCATTAGTGGTCATAATCATTTTGTGTTTATTAGATGACAATACTGCTGCAGGCTGCATCCCATTCAAAATAAAAGGATGATCTAGACCGTTACGCAAGTTAATTTGACTATCATCACTATCTAAAGCAGTAGATATCTTCTTACCTTGTCTAAAATCAAACACTGTATTCTCTACATTTTTCATTCCTTGATTTGGCAATCCATCCGTACCTACTGGCAAATAGTAATCCGCTGCAAGTTGGAGTTTTAAGTCGGTAGCTCTTTCACCTAAGTTGAAATATGTGTGATTAGCCGGATTAAAAATTGTTAACTGATCACTAACAGCTTCTAATTTGTATGATAAGTTATTTTCATTATCAAGCTTATAAGTGGCATGTAACTTCATGTTGCCGGGATAGCCATTATCTCCATCTGGATCAAAAAGAAAGAGATCAACTCGAGACTCTTGTTCTGAATTTTTTAATTTAAAGTTCCAGATTTTCATATCAGTTCCAATACCACCATGAATGTGGTTTTCTCCATCATTTTGAGGAAGTTGATATATTTGGTTGCCATGTTTCCATTGACCTAGCCGAACGCGTCCACAAATTCTGCTAACGGTCCCACCTAGAAAATTCCTTTCTTTTGAATAATCTTCTGGACTATTTAATGACAAAATCATATCTTCGCCATCAAGTAGTACTTTTTCTAAAGTTGCTCCATAATTAAGGATCTTAACCTTCATTCCTTGATTATTTTCAAGACTAATTTCACATAAGTCCTGACCATTTTTACGACTATACTTTCTAAAACTTGTTTTCATTTTATCTATCTACCTCGCTAACTAAAGCCTCGGTAAACTTTTGCCAGCCAGCTTCTCCATTTTCATTATTCTTGAAGACCCCGGCACACTCAAGAACTTGATCAAACACTTCAACTAGAGCTTGTTGAAGGATGCTATCTACATTTTCACTAGTAATTTGATGGTTAGCTTTAATTTCTTGAGCCCAAGCAAGATGGCTTTCAGCTATCTCATTATTTTCATCGAGTAAATATTTCTTTACTTCTTCTAGTTCTTTCTTAAGTCTTCCAGGCAAAATTGCTCTTCCCATAACTTCGATTAAACCGATGTTTTCTTTCTTAATATGCCAAAGCTCAGAATGTGGGTGAAAAATTCCTAATGGATACTTATCGCTAGTATTGTTATCGCGAAGAACTAAATCTAGAACAAATTTTTCTCCATCACGATGCATAATCGGAGTAACCGTATGATGTCTAGTCTTACCATCAAAAGCCGTAATTTGACGATCTTGATCACTATAACGATCCCAAAAATCAATAATCTTACTACCTAGACTAATTAAAGCTAGTGAATTTTTACTAATTAGCCGCAAATCACTCATTGGCCAATCAACTATTCCTGCCTTAACATCCGGATATTTATCAAAAATAACTTCTTTCTTAATCTTTGCCTTCATCATTGGAAAGACGTGACGTCCGCCTTGATAGTGTTCATGAGCCAGCATTGAACCGCCAACAATTGGCAAATCTGCATTTGAACCAACAAAATATTCTGGGAGCTGTTTTTCAATATCAATCAAATTAATTAAGGTTTGTTGATTAATAATCATTGGAATATGCTTTTGATCTAAGAAAATACAATGCTCATTAAAGTAAGCATATGGCGAATATTGAAAGCCCCATGGATGACCACCGATAGTCATTCGAATTACACGTAAATTACTTCTGGCATTTTTTCCATATCCGCCAACATAACCTTCATTTTCTAAACATAGAGCACATTGAGGATATTTATTACCAGTATTGTGAGCTGCGGCAGCAATGGCTTTAGGATCTTTTTCAGGCTTTGAAAGATTAATAGTAATTTCTAATTCATGATTCTTAGAACTCCTGCCTGAAAAAACAATATTTTTAGCAATTGCTTCTTTTTTGACATAATTATTATCAACACAAAGCTTATAAAACCAATCAGTTGCTGTATTAGCTGCCTTTTGCATCTTTTGCCAGAAAATTTCATTTACTTTTGAAGGTGTTGGAGTCTTCAAATCATATAACTCATCATTCAAGACTTCGCGTGAAGTATTGTCATCTGGAATAATTTTACGATCGACAGCCATTTGCACAAGTTGGTGTACTGATGTTTGTTTTTCATCATATTCTTGGTCTTCATCACCAACTAAAGCTTTGATCTTGTTAATTATGTATACACGATCTAATTCTTGATAGGCTCCACTTTCAATAACTTCATCTGCAAATTTCTCAATAATTTTCATTTCTGTAGCCTCTTAATATTAAATTCTCTTAGTTCCATCTACAATTTCTGCATCATAGAAGCTTGCGTCATAACCAATTGCATCTCGATAAATCTTGCCAACATTTTTCTTAAAGTTTTCAGCTTCGTTCTTCTTCACAATTGCAATTGCGCTACCGCCAAAACCGCCACCAATCATTCTGGCTCCTAAAACTCCGTCTTGTTTCCAAGCTGCTTCTGCTAAAGTATCAAGTTCCTTACCCGTTACTTCATAGTCATAATGAAGGGAAATATGAGATGCATCAATCAATCGACCCAATTTTTCAAGATCGTTATCTTCCATGGCTTTAGTTGCTCTGATTGTTCTTCCGTTTTCACTAACTGCATGACGAGCACGTTTTAATTCCGTTTCATCGTTAATTAGGTATGAATATTCATCAAAAGTATTATCGTCTAGTTCACCTAGTGCTTTAATATCAAGCTTAGTTTGTAGTTTTTTTAAGGCCTTGTGACATTCACTAACACGATCGTTATAAGCAGAATCTGCTAAAGTATGCTCTTTATTAGTAGACATAATAATAATTTCATAATCGCCCAGTTTAAGTGGCTTATATTCATATTCCATCGTGTTACAATCAAGGAAAATAGCACTATCTTTTTTACCCATGATGCAAGCAAATTGATCCATGATTCCTGAATTTAGGCCAACGAATTCATTTTCAGTTTTTTGTCCTAGTCTTGCCAAAGTTGGACGATCAACATCTAAATCAAATTCATCTTTTAAAATCATCCCCATTAGCATTTCAATTGCTGCACTTGAAGATAGACCAGATCCTGATGGTAAGTCAGCTTTAATATAAAGGTTAAAACCATGGTTAATTTTTTCGCCGTCTTCTCTTTGACGTAAATAAGTAATCATTCCTTTAAAATAATTAGTCCAAAAGCGTTTATCTTTTTCTACTGAATCATCATCTAAATCAAATTCAACAATTTCACCATCTACATTACCTGAATAAAGACGAACCTTTTTGTCATCTCTTGGTCCATAAACGCCGTAAACACCTAAACTAATTGCTGCTGGAAAAACATGTCCTCCATTATAGTCAGTATGCTCTCCAATCACATTAATTCGACCAGGTGAGAAGAAAACATCTTTTCCACTATCAATAAATACTTCTTGATAGTCTTTAAGTAATTCATCTTTATTCATAATTTTTACCTCTTAAATTAACTTTATCTTGTAATCGTTTTCATAAATAATTATAAAACTGTTTATTAATTTAGTAAATATATTTACTAATCATTTTTACAAAAAAGCACATTGATAAACTCAATGTGCTAATTAAAACT of the Lactobacillus isalae genome contains:
- a CDS encoding galactokinase, with amino-acid sequence MNKDELLKDYQEVFIDSGKDVFFSPGRINVIGEHTDYNGGHVFPAAISLGVYGVYGPRDDKKVRLYSGNVDGEIVEFDLDDDSVEKDKRFWTNYFKGMITYLRQREDGEKINHGFNLYIKADLPSGSGLSSSAAIEMLMGMILKDEFDLDVDRPTLARLGQKTENEFVGLNSGIMDQFACIMGKKDSAIFLDCNTMEYEYKPLKLGDYEIIIMSTNKEHTLADSAYNDRVSECHKALKKLQTKLDIKALGELDDNTFDEYSYLINDETELKRARHAVSENGRTIRATKAMEDNDLEKLGRLIDASHISLHYDYEVTGKELDTLAEAAWKQDGVLGARMIGGGFGGSAIAIVKKNEAENFKKNVGKIYRDAIGYDASFYDAEIVDGTKRI